One region of Chrysiogenia bacterium genomic DNA includes:
- a CDS encoding DUF4159 domain-containing protein, with translation MMKFARFALFFGLLCATLVGLSPHAASGFGETALFHFAQIRYDGGSWNPNPSAGADLLKFFGRYTSVRVAPTRRDIRLSDPELFNFPFLYLTGCGPLPEFPDEEIQRLRRHLVFGGTLLMDDCLADPNGAFAKSARKFVARLFPSNSLEKLPPTHTIFKTYFLLEKIGGRHMASSQLEGVTINGRTVLVYSPNDLGGAWAKTYSGGYANDCTPGGEVQRMNAYKTGLNIAMYSLTIDYKDDQVHLPFIMKRRR, from the coding sequence ATGATGAAGTTTGCGCGCTTCGCGCTTTTCTTCGGTCTGCTCTGCGCCACGCTCGTCGGCCTGAGCCCGCACGCGGCCAGCGGCTTTGGCGAGACCGCGCTCTTTCACTTCGCGCAGATCCGCTACGACGGCGGGAGCTGGAACCCCAACCCCAGTGCCGGCGCCGACCTGCTCAAGTTCTTCGGGCGCTACACCAGTGTCCGGGTGGCGCCCACGCGCCGGGACATCCGCCTCTCCGATCCCGAGCTTTTCAACTTCCCGTTCCTGTATCTCACCGGGTGCGGGCCGCTTCCCGAGTTCCCCGACGAGGAGATCCAGCGTCTTCGCCGTCATCTGGTATTCGGCGGCACGCTGCTCATGGACGACTGCCTGGCCGATCCAAACGGGGCCTTTGCAAAGAGCGCGCGCAAGTTCGTGGCACGCCTGTTTCCTAGCAACTCACTGGAGAAACTCCCACCCACCCACACGATCTTCAAAACCTACTTCCTGCTCGAGAAGATCGGGGGGCGGCACATGGCCTCTTCCCAGCTCGAAGGGGTGACAATCAACGGGCGCACCGTGCTCGTCTATTCGCCCAATGACCTGGGCGGGGCCTGGGCAAAAACCTACAGCGGCGGCTACGCCAATGACTGCACCCCGGGCGGGGAAGTGCAGCGCATGAACGCCTACAAGACCGGCCTGAACATCGCCATGTACTCGCTGACCATCGATTACAAGGACGATCAGGTGCACCTGCCGTTCATCATGAAGCGGAGGCGCTAG